The sequence below is a genomic window from Nitrospirota bacterium.
AGGGACCCCTTCCGGGAGGTGAAGGCGCGCTCCACCCGGGCGGCCCTGGAGCTTTATCCGCGCCTGAGGGAGACCGTACGGTCAAGCCCCGACCCGCTTTCGACCGCCGCCCGGCTTGCCATCGCCGGAAACATCATGGACTTCGGCCTCTTCAGCACGGTGGACGTGGAGGGCACCATCGAGCGTGCCCTCGCCGCGCCCCTCGCGCTGGACCACGGGGAGATGCTCAGAGAAAGGCTCCAGGCGGCCGGGAGGGTTTTATATCTTCTGGATAACGCCGGGGAGGCCGTCCTGGACGGGCTTCTGATGGAGGAAGTGCTCTCCCTGGGAAAGCCCGTTGCGGCGGCGGCAAAGGGCGCCCCCGTAATAAACGACTGCACCCTTGAGGACGCCCGGGAGAGCGGGCTGCCGGAGCAGGTCGCGGTGATGGAAAACGGCTCCGACGGCGTGGGCACCATCCTTCAGAGCACCTCGGAGGAGTTCCGGCGGGCGTTCCAGGAGGAGGGAACGCTGGTCATCAGCAAGGGGATGGCGAACTTCGAGACCCTGCTTTCGGAGCGGAGGAAGGACGTCTTCTTCCTCTTTCAGTCGAAGTGCGACGTGCTCTCCGGGGTGCTTGAGATGCCCAGGGGCTCCATGCTCCTCCTGTGCTCCGAAGGGCCGGCCCCCACGGGACTGGTCCCCGGGGACCAGTCTCTCCTCCCCCATCACCTGCGGATTTCCAAAAAGGGGGCCATGGATCCCCCGTGAGGAGCATGCGCCTTGAGGACGGCCTCGCGGAGGCCCTGCGGGAGGCGGTGGCGGTCTTGCGGGAGGGAGGCATCGTGGCCTATCCCACGGAGACCTACTACGCCCTGGGGGTGAAGTTCGACAACGAGAGGGCCCTCGGGCGACTCCATGAGCTGAAGCGAAGGCCCCGGGAGCGCACGCTGCCCCTAATAGTCTCCTCGCCCGAGGAGCTTTCCGTGCTTACCGGCAGGATAAGCCCCCTGGCCCGGGCCCTGATGAAGCGCTACTGGCCGGGCCCCCTGACCCTTCTTTTCGAGGCCAGGGAGGGGCTTTCGGAGTTCGTGACGGCCGGGGGCAAGGTGGCCGCGCGGATGCCCGGCGGCAAGGCAGCCCTGGCCCTGGCCCGTGAGGCGGGCTTTCCGGTCACGGCCACCAGCGCCAACCCCTCGGGGGAGCCCCCCGCGCGGGACCCGGAGGTCCTCATCCGATACTTCCCCCGGGGGCTCGACCTGCTCCTTGACGGCGGGCGCACGCCCGGGGGGCCGCCCTCCACCATACTGGATGCCACCGGGGAGGAGCCCCGGATTCTGAGGGAGGGGGCCGTCATCCCCGAGGAGGTCAGAAGGACGTGAAGGAGCGCGCATCGCGCCTCAAGGCCGCCTACTTGGCCGCAAGCCCTCTTATCGAGGCGTATACGGCCCTCTTTTGCCCCGGGTGCGAGAGAGTCTGCTGCATCGACCGGCACGGGACCCACGAGGCCGAGGACCTGGCCTTTCTCGATGCTCTGGCCTGAGCGCGCTTCACTCGGCGCGCAGGGAGTTCATGGAGGGGCTTGGGTGAGGGGATGAAGGAACGTGCCTCAAAAAAACTTTGAAATCAACATGTTATCCACAATAAATGACTTGACAAACAAGCAGTTTGTACTTGACAAACAAGCATCAGCCGTATAACATAAACTTAGGATCACGATGAGGGGGCACACCTAAGGTCTCGTCCGAAGGTTAATCCCCCTCTTTTATTTTGGTCTGTATTCGAGCTTCTTCTTGAGTCCGTTCATAAAAGCACTTTCCTCCGAGAATTTCCTCAAAAGTGACGAATATTTCCCACCATCCGGGATAAGTATTTTTAAGAGCTTATCCTGTTTCTTCAGATATTCTATGAGACAATAAAAATCCCCATCGCCTGTAACAATGACGGCTTTGTCGTAGTTGGGAAACTCGACCATAGCGTGCAAAACCAACTCCGCGTCGACGTTGCCCTTCACCTTGCCGTCGGGCAAAGTCATCGTCGGTTTGAACACCAGTATGTAGCCATATTTTTGAAGTGCGGTGTACAGGCTGTGATTAGTGGGAACATATCCAATGAAGAGGAATGCTTTCGTTATATCATACTTATCTTCTAAGTATTTCCTGAATCTTTCGAAGTCGAGAGTCCATCCCTGTTCTTTGATTGACAAGTTCACGTTCTGACTGTCGATAAAAG
It includes:
- a CDS encoding ARMT1-like domain-containing protein; translation: RDPFREVKARSTRAALELYPRLRETVRSSPDPLSTAARLAIAGNIMDFGLFSTVDVEGTIERALAAPLALDHGEMLRERLQAAGRVLYLLDNAGEAVLDGLLMEEVLSLGKPVAAAAKGAPVINDCTLEDARESGLPEQVAVMENGSDGVGTILQSTSEEFRRAFQEEGTLVISKGMANFETLLSERRKDVFFLFQSKCDVLSGVLEMPRGSMLLLCSEGPAPTGLVPGDQSLLPHHLRISKKGAMDPP
- a CDS encoding L-threonylcarbamoyladenylate synthase, with amino-acid sequence MRLEDGLAEALREAVAVLREGGIVAYPTETYYALGVKFDNERALGRLHELKRRPRERTLPLIVSSPEELSVLTGRISPLARALMKRYWPGPLTLLFEAREGLSEFVTAGGKVAARMPGGKAALALAREAGFPVTATSANPSGEPPARDPEVLIRYFPRGLDLLLDGGRTPGGPPSTILDATGEEPRILREGAVIPEEVRRT
- a CDS encoding NYN domain-containing protein encodes the protein MKKPNNYAFIDSQNVNLSIKEQGWTLDFERFRKYLEDKYDITKAFLFIGYVPTNHSLYTALQKYGYILVFKPTMTLPDGKVKGNVDAELVLHAMVEFPNYDKAVIVTGDGDFYCLIEYLKKQDKLLKILIPDGGKYSSLLRKFSEESAFMNGLKKKLEYRPK